The Edaphobacter flagellatus sequence CCAGAAGCCGTGAGGTAGACGAGGGTACTGGAAGTGGGACAAGTGTAATCGCCGGTGATGCTGAAACTGCCATCTGATGCCGTTGTCACAATGGTAGAGCCCAACAGGTTGGCGCCGGCGGAGCCGTAACCGGTCGAACCGGTCGTCATCAGCTGGATGTCTGCACCAGATACAGGCTGTTGACCGCCGTAGACGTGGCCGGTCTGGGCGATAGCTCCCAAAGCCTGCAAAAGCACCAAACCGACAAACGTACGTGAGTAAATCTTACTTACACTGATTGCAGACATGTTGGCACCTCTTCTTGCTGGAAGTAAAGCCTAGATAATTTAGATGGTGAAATAATCCACTCTTACGAAGTCGGGTGAGCCTTTCACTCCAATGAATCTTCTGCAACGTATTTCACGGTATTTCACCTCTCACATTCTTGTTTTCAATCAGTTGAAACCATGTGTTTCACAGGATATGGCCCTTACCATCAGGCAGGAGGTATCGCAGAAGCAGAGCGGATGGAAGCAGATCGCGTGCTCAAGGCTGTATGAGCTTCTGGTTTATGCGTTGCGCAGCCGCCGCCCGCATAGTTGCTCCCACGCGACGCTCGAGCCGATCGAGAACGCGATCGTTGCGCTTCGGGCCAAGCATCCGTCCTGGGACGCGCGGAAGCTCAAGGCGAGGCTGGAGATGCTACAGCCAGATACGCCACGTCTTGACTCCCGATGTGCATCAGAAGAGATCTTCGATCAAAACAGCATGAGCACTCGATGGAGGGTAATTTACCTCCCAGATTTTTGCTCAAAGTGGTTTGACGGCGGTATCCTTCACTCTAGATGTGACATTTTTATTTACGATTTGGTGAGAGTTTTCGCGCAAGAGGGTCTCCCCTCTGGACGTTCCATGGCGGGAAGCTGAAAAATGAACAACAACGAGGTGGCGGCCGTCGACCGGGTGACGGAACAGGAAATACGTTTGCAATTGGAGCGGATTCTTCTGAGCCCGCCATTTCGCGGCAGCAAGCGACACCCCAGATTTCTTCGTTTTGTCGTCGATAAAACGCTGTCTGGGGCGGCTCAAGATATCAAAGAGCGCATTATCGGAGCTGAAGTCTTCGACCGCGATATCCACTACGACGTGTCGAGTGACCCAATCGTTCGCGTAGCCGCAGGCGAGATACGAAAACGCCTCGCTCAGTACTATATCCAACCTGGGCATGAGGTTGAACTTCGCATTGAGCTGCCTCCCGGTTCCTACGTTCCCTCGTTCTATATGCCGCACCGGGGTGATGACGTAGCCACAGACGAAAGATCAAAGCCGGATAGGGAACTGCAAGTAGCTTTATTGCCAGGCGAGGGTTTCTTCATCTCTGAACCGGCGGTTCCGGCTTCTGATTCTGCAACCAACACTGTAAATACCGTAAGACGCAATCGCGTCTTGGTAGCCATCGCAGCCGCTCTGGCTGTTCTGCTTCTTATTGCGTTGGGTTATTTTGTATGGTCGCGTGAGCACCGGCATGCCACGAATCTGGAAGTCTTCTGGCAGCCCCTATTGGGCTCGAATTCCGGCACCATCCTATGTATCGGTGATCTCAATTACCTTATTCAGGATCGATCACCGACTCTGCCCAGCGATATCAGCCGCATCCTCGCCGCTCACGATCATATCTCCGGCATAGACGCGGTAGCGATGGCGAGAATAGTGGGATTTATGGGCGAACATAACCGGTATGCCATCGTTTTCCTTGCCGATAACGCTACTCTCACGGATCTGCGCGGTAAACCGGCCATCCACATTGGTGCGTTCAACAATCACTGGACTGGAGAATTACTCTCGAGCTACCGTTTCCAGTTTCAACATGATGCCATCAATAAATTGGGAACAATCCGCGATACTCACAACCCTGCGCAAGCATGGACGATCGATCTACGATCACCACCCGCGGCTGTTCACAAAGACTATGCTTTAATAAGCCGCATCAGAAGTTCGATCACAGAGCAAGCAGAGCTTATGATTGCCGGAATCGGGCCAAGCGGGACTGTGGCTGCGACTGAATTTGTTACCAATCCCCGCTATTTCAATGAATTCACGAAGCTCGCACCCAAGGGATGGGAGAATCGCGAATTACAGATTGTGATTACGACGGACGTCATCGGTGAACGACCTGCCCCACCCCATGTCTTAGCCTTCGATGTTCGCTAATCCAATTTCAAGATAATTCTGCGGGATACCTGACCGTCATCCGTAATGAAATGCACGCAAAACCCATCTAGGGTCTCACTAGATACCTTCAAAAACATGAACGAATAATTGCCTTGAGGAGCAGGTTCCCTCTTAGCACAGAAAAACTGTGGCCAAGCGCATTGGAGGGATCGCCTGAAAATGGCTTATAGACCAGAGAAGGTAAGTTACCTCTCTCTGAGAGGAGATAAACCATTTTATTTCAATGACCTATTCTTTTTGGAGGGAAACCTACCGTTACGCACCTTCCGCAGATGTCCTTTGATCGCTAGTGTGGCAGCACTCTTTGAAAATTGGAGTTTCTCAAATCAGTTGAGTGCTGTAGATGAAGGCTTTGGAGAGGCAGGCTGCATGGATTTGAAGTCATTTTATTCCCTGGCCGTAGTATTTCTGGTTATTTGCGATGTGACAGGCTTTGCGCAGACCATCACGGGCGGAATGAATGGGACGGTTACCGATCCCTCCGGGGCAGTAATCGTTGGCGCACAGGTTACGGCGATGAATGTCTCCACGAATATCGGAACGACCACGAAGAGCAACAAGGACGGTCTATATAGCATTCAGTTCCTGACGGTAGGGCGGTACACCATCAACATTGTGGCCTCAGGCTTCGCTCCCTCCACCCTCGGGCCTTTCACTCTCGAAGCAGGTCAAGTGGCCAAAATTGATGCCAAACTGAACGTCACCCAGACAACCGCCAGCGTTTCGGTCAGCGAGGGTCTGGCACCTCTGCTCAACACTGAGAATGCGGAGCTTGGAACAACATTAGACCCCACAGCGATCGAAAGCATCCCCTTGCAGGATCGCAACTTCGCCACCTTGGCCCTATTCACTCCCGGAGCGGTTTCTACAAATCCGCAGAGCTTCACGGGAGGTTCTGCCATCGGACGCGATAATATTGGCGGTTCGTCCCTTTCGGTAAATGGCAACCGAGCGCAGACCAATAATTACCTGCTCAACGGAATTGAAATCAATGAGACGGTCAATAACACCACTGCATATAACCCCAGTCCGGATGCACTTTCGCAGGTACGCGTTGTTTCTTCCAATGCCCAGGCGGAATATGGCAACGTCAATGGTGGCGACGTCATTGCGCTCTTGAAGGATGGAACGAACAGCTTTCATGGCAGTGCGTTCTATTTTGTGAATGATTACAAGCTCAATGCGAATAGCTGGGCAAATAATTACACCGGAATCCCAAAAACGAGTTCTACCAGTGCAATCTTTGGCGGTACGCTAGGCGGACCGATTGTTCGAAACAAGTTTTTTTTCTTCGTCGACTATTCCGGCAACCGTTTCCATAATGGCGGCGTAGCAACGGCAACTGTAGCGGACGCCCTCATGCGACAGGGCGACTTCTCGGAATTACTCAATCCCGGCATTATGTGCGCTCCAGGTACGTCGTGCACGACAAACAAGCTCATCCAACTCTACGACTCGCAAAACGGCTATGCTCCGTATACGAATAATCGAGGAGTCCCGCTTACCAATCCGGTAGCGATTTACCTTTATTCCCATCCCAACATCTATCCACTACCCAATCATGCGCCAAGTCCTGGATCGCCTATCGCAAATAACTATGTGGGACCTACAAAGTCGCGCATCTATAACGACCAATTCGACGTTCGGCTCGATTACAAGCTCAGCGACAAAGATAGCTTCTTCGGAAGCTATAGCCAAAGCGTTGCCGGTAATACTCAGACGAATCCTCTGGTTATTACATTTCCCGGAGCTTCGACCTATCCGACACGAGGCTTCAGCATTAACTCGGTGCATACCTTCACGTCTTCACTGTTGAATGAACTCCGTGTTGGCTTCTTTCGCGTTGTCTGGAACCAGGGCGTTCCATATGATCCGACGGGCATCTTTGGGATGAACGGAGACTCCGTAGTCGGTATTGAGGGGAAGAATCAGGCCCCAGGCTTCGCGCAGCAGAGTGTCGGAGCGATTACCAATCCAGGAAACGGCGCTACTTATTCCAATAATGTGATGAACAACTTTACCTATGGAGATAATCTAACCTGGCAGAAAAACAGGCACGCCTTCAAGTTCGGAGTACAGTTCATCCGCTACCAGCAGAACATTATCTACAGCGGAGTGAGTGGCGCCGAAGGTGTGCTGGGCTATTCTGGCAACTTCTCATCTAATCCGCTTGTGACTAGCAATGCCAATACACCGCTAGCCTCAGGTTACTCACTGGCCGATTTCAATATGAATCGCGTATACAGCGTCGGCCGGGGCGCGGTTGCCGGCTTTGCCGGGCAGCGCCAATGGCGAGATGCCGTATTCGCACAGGATGACTGGAAACTACTTCCCAACTTCACTCTCAACCTTGGCGTTCGCTGGGAGTACGATCAGCCCATCTATGAGGTGAACAACAAGCAGTCGAATTTGAATCTACAGACTGGACAGTTAGAGATTGCTGGGCAGAATGGAAACAGCCGCGCTCTGTATAACTCGGTATGGACCAACTTTATGCCGCGCATTGGATTTTCCTACAATCCTGTGCCGCGGTTTGTTGTGCGTGGCGGGTTTGGCAGCACCATCTATATGGAAGGCACTGGTGCGAATCTGCGTTTGATCATCAACCCTCCTTTTCAGACCTCGATCAATTACACGGGAGCTCCACCCACCAGCGTTGCTAATACCGGCGCTTTTACTACGGCTCAGGTCGCTTTCTCATCGAATAGCGCAGCCTGTCTCTATGCAACGAACCCTTCCTGTGGTCAGACGATTCGCGCTTGGGATCCGGACCTGCGACCCTCCACGATTAATGAATTCAGTCTCACCACGCAATATCAGTTGAGCAATACGGCTTCTTTTCAAATTGGATATGTCGGCGAAACCGGCATTCACCTTATTAGCGCGAATAACGGCAATCAGCTTTCCACACCATGCTTTTCGGGATCAACTTTGCTGAACTACAACAGCGCGGCCTGCTTTGCAATCAACAAAGCCCCGTTTTATCAGTTGGTCGGCCAAAGCGGACTTGTACGAATTACTCAATCCGAAGGCATGATGAATTACAACGCACTGCAAACCACGTTCCGACAGCGTCTTTCGCATGGATTACAGTTCACTGCAAATTACACCTATAGCAAAGCCATGACCAACGCTACCGGCTACTTCGGAAGCAACCTGAACATCACGAATAACACTTCGTTCCCAGTGAACCCCGCAGATAGAAGTCTGGAGTATGGTCCTGCCCCCACGGATACGACCCACAGTGTTAACTTCCAGGTAGTCTACTCACTTCCGTTCGGGCGCGGACAGCGGTTTGGCGCGAATGTAAATCGCATTCTGGATTTGGCAGTGGGCGGCTGGCGGACGGCGGTCTCCGGTTATGCCTATACCGGTTTCCCAATCACATTGGTCAGCGGAACGAATAACTCCGGTGTCAACACACCGCAACAACGTGCATGGCACTACCGCCGACTTATGATCCGGCACCGTAATATCAACCAGTGGTTCGGCGATGATCCTTCGGCAACAGCCTGTAGCACAGCAGGCCAGGATAACGGCATCTGCGCGTACGGTGTACCTGCCAACGGTGTCATCTCCCCAGCGCGCCCATTCTCTGAGCGCGTTCCAGGATATCAGCAGTATGATGCAGCGGCCTTTAAGGATTTCGCGATCGTGAGAGAACAGAGGCTCTCGTTCCGTGTCGAAGCCTTCAACCTATTCAACATCGCCAGTTATAACAACCCTGTAGCTACCGTACCAAGTACAACATTCGGTCAGATTACGAGTACCCGCTCTGGCCCGAGGACCTTACAACTATCTGCAAAGTACAGCTTCTAGCTGTAGGGCATTGTATTTTGCTCAACGACTACCGTGGCAAGACAGCCGCGATTGATAGCCACATGGATGGGAGCTTAGGGTTTGAGAATTTTTACGACGAATCGCCGCTATGTATGTTTTCTATTTGCTTTTTTGGTGACGCCAACCATCTCGTGGAGCCAGACAACTGATGCCCCAGCAATCGACTATGCAGCACAGACGGATGCATATCTAACGAACATTGCTAAGCAGAAACTTGCAGAGCGGCAGGAACAGATAGCCGGAATAAAAAAGGCAGACGATATGCATATTCGTCAGGAATATATCCGGCACACCTTGCTTCAGGAGATAGGAGGGTTTCCTGCCCGGACGCCCTTACATGCAGAAATAACCGGAACCATTGATCATCCTGACTACGTTGTACAGAAATTGATTTATCAAAGCCTGCCTGGCTTTTACGTTACAGCAAACGTCTATGTTCCCAAGAATGCACATAAACCGTTCCCAGCAGTGTTAGGACTTGCGGGACATAGCGGGGAAGGAAAATCGTTTGCTCTCTATCAGGCTGTTTGGGTGTCTCTGGCCAGGAGAGGATTTCTTGTCCTGGCCATCGATCCTGTCGGCCAGGGTGAACGAATGGAGCATCTTGATCCAGCAACCCACAAGCCGCTGCTGCAGATCGGGGGCACACCTGAGCACATGGCCGATGGCCTGCCTGTGCTGCTTACCGGCACAAACATTGGACGCTACTTCATCTGGGATGGCATACGCGGCATTGATTATCTTCAATCAAGAGACGATGTCGATAAAACTAGGATTGGTGTAGCTGGAAATTCGGGAGGTGGCACGCAGTCCGCCTACATCTCGACATTAGATACGCGAGTCGCCGCTGCTGTCATCTCGTGTTATCTGAGTGCCTGGAGTGCAATGTGGGCAGATCCAGGACCGCAAGATTCCGAGCAGATATTCGACCACTTCCTTTCTGATCATCTCGACTACGCCGATTTCCTGAATGAAATCGCTCCGCGGCCGGTTGAGATGGAAGTCGCAACGCGTGATTTCTTTCCAATCCAGGGTGCTCATGCGACGTTCCGTGAGGCAGAACATACGTTTGAGCTTCTGGACGCGAAGGACCATCTGGCGTTATTTGAAGCGGATGATACTCATGGATGGTCAAAGCCACGGCGTATCGCTGCATATACATGGCTTTCACGCTGGCTACAAGGAAATGCCGGATCTTCCGAGGAAGCAGCAGTACAGACCGATAGTTCAGCCAGCTTGAATGCTACTTCGACAGGTCAAGTTCTCACGACATATCCCCATGCACAAACGGTGCAATCCCTGAACGCCTCTTTGGCGCAGCAACTTCGGTCTAAACCTTTTCGCGGCAATCTGACGCAACTTGCCGAACGCGTGCGATCCCGTCTGGATCTTCCGGCATCCGTAACTGCAGCAAAAGTAGAGACAGCGGGCAGTTATGTATCAGGAGCACTCAAAGCAGAGAAGCTGAATCTCCACCCGGAGCCAGGCATCACCGTGCCAGGCCTGTTGTTCACGCCTGCAGGCACGGCAGCGCGTAGATCCGCCATCCTGTACCTCGATTCCTCTGGCATGACAGCGGATGCTGTTCCCGGTGGGCTCATTCAACAGCTTGTTGAACTGGGCAACGTTGTGCTGGCAATCGACCCGCGTGGTTGGGGCGAAAGCGCACCGCCCAACCGGATGATTTCCGGATATCGAAGCGATTATCAACTTGCGATGCATGCAATTCTGGTGGGCAAATCCATTCCAGGCATGCAGACACTCGATGTATTAAGCGCGTTTCGATATCTCGCGACGAGATCGGATATCAATCCTGGCGCAATCTCGCTGCATACCGTTGGCTTTGCCTGCAACATTGGACTCTTCGCCGCAACCATCGAGCCGCACATCCGCACAGTAGTATGCGACAAACAGCCGATGTCGTATCTCGCAATCACAGAGCTGCCACTCTACAACCTTCCTCCTGAAGTAATTGTTCCTGGCGTATTGCGCGACTTTGATATTCCGGACATTACCCGCCTACTGGGCTCGCGATTGCATATAGAATCCCGACTTCAAACCTCCATGTTTAGACAACGCAGCACAGTATCTCTAGGAGCTGGTGGGCAATGACCACAGCTTCATATGCGGTAAACCTGCAATTCTCGGCATTGACCTGTTTCTTTTGTCCCAGGAATGTCATTACGAACGCATCGCTGATCTGAAGACGTCGGCAAGTAATACGAAATGATCCATACAAATGATTCATCCAGGAGACATAAGATGAATACGCTTAAAACATCTCGGAGAAAGTTCCTCGGTCGGTCCGGTTCGCTGGCCGTAGCCCTACCTTTAGCGGCGGCAATTCCTGCCGCGATCGAAGTCGCCTCCCCGAAAAAAGTGGAGGCGGCATCGGCAGACGATATTCGCCAGCCCATTCCCAACAGGACGTTACTGACACTTGCAATCGGTTCGTTTAGCTATAAGGTTCCTAATATGCCAACTGATGGAACCGATTGTTCGAAGGCTATAAACGATGCAATTACCTATGTAGTTCAGAACGGCGGCGGAACGGTTTTTATTCCCTGGCAGGCTACACCCCTTCCCAATTCGCTTACTCCCGCGCAATGCGTCTATTGGATCGATTCGCAGGCCAATGGAGACGGAACCAGTACGCCCTACTATGGCGTTTTATTGCAGTCTGGCGTCCGCATCGAGTGCCAGCCTGGAGTGAAGTTGCAGGCCATGACGATCAATACCAATTCCAGCAAGCTAACCAACCGGGCTTATATGTTCTACGGCGCCAACCCGGTTTCCAACGTCGAAATGGCCAATTGCTGGCTGGTCGGCGAGCGCTACACCCATATTTATTCCACTAGTACATCGACAGATGAGCACTGCTATGGAATCGCTCTCCTCGGAGTAAGCAATGTGAATATCCGAGGAACAATTATTTCTGATTGCACTGGAGATGGCATCTGTATTGGTAGCTCGAATAACGTTGCGCCATCCAATATCACTCTCTGCGACGTGATTTCTACCGGCAACCGTCGGCAGGGGTTGAGCATTACTGCCGGTAACTCCATTTCTATTTATGATTCCGAGTTTAGCTATACCTCTGGAACGGCTCCTGGTGACGGTATCGATATCGAGCCAGACGCAGCAGCCGACAGCGTTAGTAATGTCACGATAGAGAATTGTGTTCTTCGGGGGAATGCAGGCGATGGTATTCAGGTGAATGCACATGCAGCGAGCGTAACCGGTATTAACGTGGTCAATTGCCTGATTGACTACAACTCCTATGCTGGTTTTGCGACGCAAAGCAGCAATGGCTACGTCGTCAATACGGGAACAGTCTACGGCAATGCATTTTTCCAGAACGGCTGGTATGGCATTCTGCTGGGGGACACCACCACGAACTATATTGTTGGCGGATACAGTTCCGGCGGCTATGACAGTAATTCTTTCGCTAACAATGCAATCCATAGTTCTGGGATCACTTACCCAAACTCAACGCAGACGAACAGCGTTGGTTATGTTTCGGCGAGCGGCGCTATGAATATGACCTCCGGCTCTCAAGCTAACAATACAATCCAGTGGAACCTCTACTGCACCTAGTAGCAATGGTTTTGGGGGAGGAACCCACTGGCTATAACAGCGCAAGGACGCTCATCGACCAGCTTGAATGAGAAATTGAAAACTGAGTCCATCATTCACCGGCCCCCACAAGCCTACTAGGACCTAGCACCGGAAGACTATTTTAGTATGGCTTTCCAGCCGCTCTTGAAGCAGCGAATAGTTTCGCTTCGCAGTACGGAGGGTGAGTTTTTCACTTCCACATTGGAGGACAAGCCCGAAGCGTCTTCCGTTTCCCTGGAAGCAGCAGAAAAGGAATTGATGAGTCGGATGGAGTCTGTTCAGACAAATCATGCTCCTCGTCCGTCCATTCATCCGACAAATGGTGGGACCAGCGATTGCAGCTTCCGTTGTGGGTTTAGCGTGCCTGTGGGTGGTATTTCAATCGTTCCAGATCGGCATCTGAACCGCAGCCGCTGCCATCCTGAGTAAACCTCTATATTGCCGTCGTCTTGGCGGGCCGATGCGACGATCCGTAGGCTTGCAGGGATAGTTCAAGAGGTGTACGTCATGGTTCTTTACGATGTGTCGATGGGCCGAACGGCGTTTCCCTCCCAGAGCGCCATGATCTACAGCATTCCTGTATCGCAACAGGGCAGTCAGGCCCTAATCGTGATGTTCTCCGTCAACGGCGATAGCGGGGAAGCATCGGAGCTTCTGCCGCACGTCGCGAATATGTATGAGGGTCCTCTGATGCTGAACGCACGCTCGCTGGCGAAAGTGGCAGACGGCGCGTTTCCATGGATCGAAGTGAGTTTCCGGCTCCATGGACTAGCGGAACCCTTCATGATGATGCTCGTCACCACCCACTCACATAGCGCAGAGCCAAGTTCAGCCTCGCCGTCGAGCGGGCGGGAGACCTCGGTGTGAATCACGGATCAGATCGAGGTCTGTTGTAGAACGCCATAGTGACATTGCTTCTTAACTTCCGACATTTGCATCGGATAAGCCCTGATCGAGGCGCTCGGCCGCTCGCTGATCTCTTCCGACAAGCTGACCTTTCTGAGGACCCATCAGAGCAAGCCTTTTGCCTATTCACAGTTGCAGCTTACCCCGTGAATTTCAGGCATGGATCCGTCGAAAGATGGGATGCAATGACCATGTGGGTCCAACTGAGGATTGCCAAGTTTATCGGCAACGCGCTTCTCGAAGCTTTCAGAGATGAAGTGCTCCAGACGTTCGGCTTCATCGTGAATTTCATCAATGGGATAGCTAAGGACCTCATAAAGAAAGGTCTCGATCAGCCGATGATGACGAATAATCTCCAGAGCACGTCTCCTCCCAGCGCGGGACAGGCGGACGCCGTAGTGCCTTTCATATTCGACAAGAGGTGGGGTGGACGCTGCGAGCTTTTGGATCATGTTTGTTACGGATGCAGGTGCGACTCCAAGCCGCTCTGCTAGTTCTCCACTACTGATGCGTTCCTTCTGACCGCCTCCCAAATGGAAGATCGCCTTCAGGTAGTTATCCACGGATTCCGTGTTCGCAAGCTGTTCTCGGCTCCGCGCCATCTCTGATGTACTCCCTCTTTTAGTTTGACCCAAAGTTTGTTTTTAGACTAGACTAAATTTATTTTAGACATGACTAAAATTGGCTTTCCTTGGAGCCTACCATGAAATGGACACGTAAAACATTCAGCATCCTGCCGCTTTTTATTGTATTAGCCAGCAGTCACGTCGTTTTGATGGCTCAGAGTGGCACAGCGGCAGCCCTCTCCGGTACCGTAGCGGATTTAAGCGGAGCAGTGCTGTCCGACGCCAATGTCCTCCTAACCTTCGTGAATAGCGGAGCCCAGCGGACAATCAAGACAGGACCTGAAGGAGGCTTCCTCTTTTTCCAACTCAGCACCGGCGACTATCGCATTACCATCGACGCGCCTGGCTTCGCTAGCGAAACCCAGCAGATAACGTACTTGGGCGTTCCCATCCGGCTACATATCGCTCTCTCTGCGGCGGCCTCGAAGACTGAGGTCACGGTGACAGCCACAAACAGTGATCCGACAGAGCCTGCACACGTCGACATCACGCCAGAGCAGATCGACCGCATGCCAACCCAAAGTGTGAGTTCGCCGTTCAGTTCGCTGATCACGATGACGACTCCCGGCGTGTCCGCCGACTCGAATGGCTCCTTTCATCCGCTCGGCGACCATGCTGAAGCATCGTTTGTTGTGGACGGGCAGCCGATCACCGACCAACAGAGCCGTACTTTCTCTACTCAGGTCTCTCTGAATGCTCTGCAATCCGTGGAGGTCCGCGAGGGAGCGCCGGGATCTGACGTAGGAGACAAGACGAGCATGGTCATCGTCGCCCAGACCCGCTCCGGCCTCGATCAACGCAAGCCTCATGGTGAGTTCTCGTTCACCCGCGGCTCCTTCGCCACTTCGACAGGAAGCGGCAACCTGGCCTTCGGGTCGGCGAAGGTTGGCTCCTTCACCGCCATTGATGCCCTGAACAGTGGCCGCTTTCTAGATACACCAGAGATCGAGGTTCTCCATGCTAATGGCAATGCTGAGAATGCCATCGAGCGTTTCGATTACAAGGCAACCGATAAAACAAGCCTGCAGCTCAATACCAGTCTGAGTCGCTCCTGGTTTCAGACTCCTAACACCCATGACCAGAATGCGCTCGGGCAGAACCAGCGTCAGACGGTGGTCAGTTTTAACGTTGCGCCGCAATTCCTCCATACCTTCAACGATCATGCTTTCAACCAGACGAACTTCTGGGTGCGGCAGGATAAGGTCCGCTATCGCCCCTCGGACGATCCATTTGCAGACACACCAGCATATTTGCAACAGGGGCGTCGACTGACCAATGCTGGCCTGCGTTCGGAGTTTACCTACAATCAGGGTCGCCATAGCGTGATCGGCGGTATCGAATTCAAACACACTTTTCTGGCTGAGCAGTTCGCCACGGGCCTCACCGATCCAAGCTTCAATAGTCCTTGTCTCGGTGCAGACGGTGCGCCGTCGCCGATCACCACCGTGACCAATCCATCGCAATGCGTGGCTGCTGGTCTTACTCCGAACAGTGCTTTCTTGCCCGGCCTGCTCAACATCGACCTTACGCGTGGCGGCAGTATCTATGCTTTTCAGGGATCAACGGACATCAAGCAGGTTGCCCTCTTCGGCCAAGACTACGTGAAATTGGGTAACTTCAAGATCGACCTCGGCCTTCGCTATGACAAGTACAACGGCTTGGCAAGAAACCACGGCGTGCAACCACGCGTCGGTTTCGTCTACAGCTCGTCACCTTTGCACACTAACTTCCATCTCAACTATTCACGGGTATTCATCACCCCCTATAACGAGAATCTGATTGTAGCCAGCTCCGCCGGGCCTGGATCGATATCGGCTGCACTTGGAGCGACGGACTCCGCAATTCTCAATACAGGGCATCGTAACCAGTTCAATGTCGGATTCGAGACGCCGATCAAGTACTTCTCGCTGAGTGGCGAATATCTCTGGAAATTCACGTATGGTGCTTACGATTTCGACGTCCTGCTTAATAGCCCTCTGACCTTCCCGACACAGTTCCGCAAATCGAAGATCGATGGCGGTCTTGTACGCCTAACCCTCACTCCAACCCATGGAGTCAATGGATTCTTCACCATCAGCCACGTACGCTCGCGCCTCTTCGGGCCAGAGCTTGGCGGCATCAGCTTCAGCGCTCCTTATAGCAACGTCGCCCGTCCTGACCATGATGAGGGGTTGGCGATGAATCTGAATCTTCGTTACCAGTTTGGCCGACGTGGTCCCTGGATCAACAGCTCCTATCGCTACGATGGTGGATTGGTAGCTGTTGCTGTACCGGATA is a genomic window containing:
- a CDS encoding TonB-dependent receptor encodes the protein MDLKSFYSLAVVFLVICDVTGFAQTITGGMNGTVTDPSGAVIVGAQVTAMNVSTNIGTTTKSNKDGLYSIQFLTVGRYTINIVASGFAPSTLGPFTLEAGQVAKIDAKLNVTQTTASVSVSEGLAPLLNTENAELGTTLDPTAIESIPLQDRNFATLALFTPGAVSTNPQSFTGGSAIGRDNIGGSSLSVNGNRAQTNNYLLNGIEINETVNNTTAYNPSPDALSQVRVVSSNAQAEYGNVNGGDVIALLKDGTNSFHGSAFYFVNDYKLNANSWANNYTGIPKTSSTSAIFGGTLGGPIVRNKFFFFVDYSGNRFHNGGVATATVADALMRQGDFSELLNPGIMCAPGTSCTTNKLIQLYDSQNGYAPYTNNRGVPLTNPVAIYLYSHPNIYPLPNHAPSPGSPIANNYVGPTKSRIYNDQFDVRLDYKLSDKDSFFGSYSQSVAGNTQTNPLVITFPGASTYPTRGFSINSVHTFTSSLLNELRVGFFRVVWNQGVPYDPTGIFGMNGDSVVGIEGKNQAPGFAQQSVGAITNPGNGATYSNNVMNNFTYGDNLTWQKNRHAFKFGVQFIRYQQNIIYSGVSGAEGVLGYSGNFSSNPLVTSNANTPLASGYSLADFNMNRVYSVGRGAVAGFAGQRQWRDAVFAQDDWKLLPNFTLNLGVRWEYDQPIYEVNNKQSNLNLQTGQLEIAGQNGNSRALYNSVWTNFMPRIGFSYNPVPRFVVRGGFGSTIYMEGTGANLRLIINPPFQTSINYTGAPPTSVANTGAFTTAQVAFSSNSAACLYATNPSCGQTIRAWDPDLRPSTINEFSLTTQYQLSNTASFQIGYVGETGIHLISANNGNQLSTPCFSGSTLLNYNSAACFAINKAPFYQLVGQSGLVRITQSEGMMNYNALQTTFRQRLSHGLQFTANYTYSKAMTNATGYFGSNLNITNNTSFPVNPADRSLEYGPAPTDTTHSVNFQVVYSLPFGRGQRFGANVNRILDLAVGGWRTAVSGYAYTGFPITLVSGTNNSGVNTPQQRAWHYRRLMIRHRNINQWFGDDPSATACSTAGQDNGICAYGVPANGVISPARPFSERVPGYQQYDAAAFKDFAIVREQRLSFRVEAFNLFNIASYNNPVATVPSTTFGQITSTRSGPRTLQLSAKYSF
- a CDS encoding alpha/beta hydrolase — protein: MRIFTTNRRYVCFLFAFLVTPTISWSQTTDAPAIDYAAQTDAYLTNIAKQKLAERQEQIAGIKKADDMHIRQEYIRHTLLQEIGGFPARTPLHAEITGTIDHPDYVVQKLIYQSLPGFYVTANVYVPKNAHKPFPAVLGLAGHSGEGKSFALYQAVWVSLARRGFLVLAIDPVGQGERMEHLDPATHKPLLQIGGTPEHMADGLPVLLTGTNIGRYFIWDGIRGIDYLQSRDDVDKTRIGVAGNSGGGTQSAYISTLDTRVAAAVISCYLSAWSAMWADPGPQDSEQIFDHFLSDHLDYADFLNEIAPRPVEMEVATRDFFPIQGAHATFREAEHTFELLDAKDHLALFEADDTHGWSKPRRIAAYTWLSRWLQGNAGSSEEAAVQTDSSASLNATSTGQVLTTYPHAQTVQSLNASLAQQLRSKPFRGNLTQLAERVRSRLDLPASVTAAKVETAGSYVSGALKAEKLNLHPEPGITVPGLLFTPAGTAARRSAILYLDSSGMTADAVPGGLIQQLVELGNVVLAIDPRGWGESAPPNRMISGYRSDYQLAMHAILVGKSIPGMQTLDVLSAFRYLATRSDINPGAISLHTVGFACNIGLFAATIEPHIRTVVCDKQPMSYLAITELPLYNLPPEVIVPGVLRDFDIPDITRLLGSRLHIESRLQTSMFRQRSTVSLGAGGQ
- a CDS encoding right-handed parallel beta-helix repeat-containing protein: MNTLKTSRRKFLGRSGSLAVALPLAAAIPAAIEVASPKKVEAASADDIRQPIPNRTLLTLAIGSFSYKVPNMPTDGTDCSKAINDAITYVVQNGGGTVFIPWQATPLPNSLTPAQCVYWIDSQANGDGTSTPYYGVLLQSGVRIECQPGVKLQAMTINTNSSKLTNRAYMFYGANPVSNVEMANCWLVGERYTHIYSTSTSTDEHCYGIALLGVSNVNIRGTIISDCTGDGICIGSSNNVAPSNITLCDVISTGNRRQGLSITAGNSISIYDSEFSYTSGTAPGDGIDIEPDAAADSVSNVTIENCVLRGNAGDGIQVNAHAASVTGINVVNCLIDYNSYAGFATQSSNGYVVNTGTVYGNAFFQNGWYGILLGDTTTNYIVGGYSSGGYDSNSFANNAIHSSGITYPNSTQTNSVGYVSASGAMNMTSGSQANNTIQWNLYCT
- a CDS encoding metal-dependent transcriptional regulator; this translates as MARSREQLANTESVDNYLKAIFHLGGGQKERISSGELAERLGVAPASVTNMIQKLAASTPPLVEYERHYGVRLSRAGRRRALEIIRHHRLIETFLYEVLSYPIDEIHDEAERLEHFISESFEKRVADKLGNPQLDPHGHCIPSFDGSMPEIHGVSCNCE